A window of Macrotis lagotis isolate mMagLag1 chromosome 1, bilby.v1.9.chrom.fasta, whole genome shotgun sequence genomic DNA:
tacttaactggggatttttgatttgttctttctctaattttttagttgcatatttagttcattgatttcctctttctctaatttattcatataagcatttagagctataatatatcccctgagagttgcgtTGAATGAATATCATaggctttggtatgttgtttcattatcattatttaagatgaaatggttaattcttgctataatttgttttttggtccactcattttttaaaatgaggctattcagtttccaatttgttctgggtctatatctccttggccctgtattgcatataacttttattgcattgtgatctgagaaagatgtattcacattttctgcctttctgcagttgatcattaagtttttatgtcctagtacatggtcaaattttgtataagttccatgtactgcagagaaaaaggtatattccttcctatccccattcagtttcctccataagtctaccatatctaatttttctagcaatctatttacctccctaatttctttcttgtttgctttatgattcgatttatctagatctgatagtaggaggctgaggtctcccactagtagagttttgctgtctatgtcttcctgtaattctttcagcttctcctctaagaatgtgggtgttgtcccactaggtgcatatatattcaatattgaaatggctttattgtctatggtaccttttaggaggataaagtttccttccttatctcatttaatgctatctatttttgctgctgctttgtctcagataaggattgctacccctgctttttttacttcagctgaagtaaaatatattttgctccaaccttttacctttactctatatatgtctctctacttcaaatgagtttcttgtaagcagcataatgtaggattctggtttttaatccactctgctatttgcttacattttaagggagagttcatccccttcacattcaaggttatgattactaattctttattgccctctgttctttcttccctctgtttgaattttcccccctttcccccccttttatccatattccccagtcttttgtttctgaaaaccttTTGTTtctgccctcctatatcacactctcccctttctttcccctttccctttttcccttttcccttcccttccttttgttatttcccctaatttcccccactccccttccctttctctgtcccccctcccctttccccttttaatacttgaaaggttagatgctttataagttaactgagtatgtgtaggttgactttaagccaaatatgatgagaagaagattcaggtgtttttcctctgctcccttcttccccactattaccataggttttttctacctcttagtgtaatgagatttactccattcaatcccctccctcctcccatctctttcctgtccccctttttagggcagtagtgttttttttagatccttctgtctaagtcatagaaaattctgagtgtctgtcccttctagttttgtatattctatcgaatagagtgaaaattcctgagagttattagtctttctcccaagtggggttaaatccaatcacatcccattagatagtagtctcatggataggtcatgaatgtccatcatttctggctaggtgtattctctctgttagagttacatttctcaaggtttatgagaatcttttttttttgtccccatgtggggtttagccaatttcaacttactggattgcattttttttcttttaccaccccccccttttttttaccttttcatgtgtcttttgaacctcctgtttgatgtccaaattttctgtttagctctggtcttttcatcagaaacttttggaattcttccatttcattaaatgtccatctttttccctggaagagaaggctcagctttgcaggaaagtagattcttggctgcattccaagctcccatgctcttcaaagTGTCTCGTTCcgggcccttcaatcccttaaagttgatgcagctaggtcctgtgtgatccttactgtggctccttgatatttaacttgtttctttctggctgcttgcaggattttctcttttacctgatagttctgcagtttggccacaacattccttggtgttttcattttaggatctttttctggtggggatcgatgtactctttcaacaactactttgccctccgattccatgatatcagggcacttttccatcactagaccctgtaatattaagtccaagatttttttctcttgaatgttttcaggaagtcctataattttcaggttgcccctcctcgatctattcttgaggtcagtggttttgtttatgaggtattttgcatttgtttctattttttctatttttgattttgtttaactgactcttgctgtctcatggattcattagtttctgtagactccattattttttgggggggaggaattttcttcattaaccttttgcaactccttttccaattggtcaattctacttttgaaagagctttccatttgaccaattgaggttttgagagaattaattctttttgcatttgctcatttgatgatctgagagaattattctcatttggtaattgtccaattgatgatctgagagattttttctccttttgtgtttgtccaattgtactttctaaggtattaattgtctcccccaaatttttaagctccttccttatttcttcaaggaagtctttctgtgctggaaaccagattgtattctcctcagaggttccagctctctctgagttggggtctttcccttccaggaatttttctatggatcaacctttccactgacccttatTCATTAtggtaagaccttgagttgggggggggggctggttcacctgggcttgggatcgctaaaggctttactgagtacagtttctctggctggccagtagaaggtgctggttgccctctctggagtatctgtgaacttggttgggaggccttctccctttgccggAAGGCAGGAATTGGAacttttgaattcttttgccttcaatcaatggtgggcttcaTCCTgacctgaggtcattcctcagctgggctggttcttttgctcacacacctgggtctgaggcagaattaatttgcctttgtttgaggagaagcctctgtgcaatggagatgTGCCCTCAGAATTTCTCAGACCagagaagcctagggatggtgtctgcagttGTCCTGCACCAAAATACTTCCCCCAGGCTGGTCccggagctccagggggacagcatcaacaccagcacctctgcttccccgccgacccaagcccctttcgtccagccccaccgctgatccagcaggtcccctcttcggccctcagactcccagtttcAGTTCAGCTACTAATCTGGCTGATCAGGGGCAGATCCTCCCTTgaagcccagactcacccacctgtaTTCCTccaaagctgctgcaggagacaaatcctgaggtagctgttcttctggcttttctttgtGGGTTTTCtggatcagatttcttttaagagctttgtttcatgtgatagatgaggaagagatcaagagactttagaactgtgcctgtcttttctccgcCATCTTGGTCGAAAGTCTACACCCactttttagatgaaaaaaaaaattgagacaaatggCCTAACCAAGAAAATTTGAGACAAAAAAATGAGTTGAAATTACCTACCCCAGGTTTCACATACAATAAatgcctgaggttagatttgaattcaggcctttctAACTCTAGGTCCAGCATTCTTTCTATAACACCTTAACTGCCTATTGGTATTTCAGGCTCAATATGATATGACTGAAGCATTATCTAtcatcatttcctttaaaaatgctaCATGTGATACTTTGTAACTTATTTGAAGCTGGAAATTTATCATCTCTAGTACATTGCCTaacatattaaatgtttattgaatttagtggctattaaatgtttattgaattcagTTGATCTGAATTCCTCCTTTTCAatgaactcttgagaattatagaCCATATGTTAAGTATATATGATCTTGACCAAGTTATCCTATTACTATTTGCCACAGTTTTTCACAGCACCTTTATTTCAtgattgctgtgaagatcaaataatgcctggctcatagtaattgctaaataaatgttagctgttatcaTCATGATCACCATCATCATTGACATTGTTATTCACAAAAGCACCAGGTAACAAgtctattatcattttttatataaacttactgtatttgtatgaccttgaagttatttaaatctgaaatcTAATTCTGACacattattattttgaaattaaaaattaagttaaatgaTCAACTTAACACCATTAAGTTTAATTGTACAGACAGCAGTAACAAGATACATGGATGATCTTATCAGGCTGTATAACAAATAGGGAGTCATaaataagaatagaaataaaGGATGCTATCATAAGATGGATTGGCAAGATTAATTGGCAAGAATAAACATTAACTAATGAACAATATATGAGCTCCACTGGTATTGGTACAACATCTGTTacaaggaagtaaagaaggtCAACTTATCATTGCATGACATGTCCCCTGAGGCAAAATTATGGAATAAAATGGAGTAAAGTTCACATGGACAGATATGAACTGCAATCTGCAGTATTGGAGGGACTGTggcttttgaatattttgaaatcaCAGAATCATTTGAGCTAACTGGAATTGAGTGAACAATGGAATTATTGTGTTACTAAAAGTAGTTTATGattctgtgtgtatatgtatgtgtttaacCACAATACTCTTGAATCATTCTGTGTGCTATGAATCACTGCTATTTTTGTGTCTACCATCCACATGAGTTTATGAGTTTAATCAAGAGTATTCAATGTAATATTTACATTACAGTATTATAGTAACTTTAAAAACCTTCTACAActtgaaataattatttgtagTTTCCAAAGCATCTTCCACTCAGAGAATTTCTCAGATGGAAAACCTAGGTATGAGTTATTTGGTGAACCCCACTTCTGCAAAACTATAAGTTCAATGTATTTCCTCATTAAAATCAGTAAAAGGACTCAGAGTAGTCAAAGCAAaagcatttaatgaaaaagaacaaCAAGAAATCAGTATTAAAATATTTCCCCCATAAACCTGGGTAATGCCCTTTCACATATACAGAGGAAGGGTCAAAATACTTATCAAGATATACATGGAAAGGCACATATAGAGAACAAATGTGGCCAGGGTGCACACAGAGAAAGATATAAGATATGCAAATGGTAAGTGCACGGGAATGGAGGGACAACATATCTCTaacattaatataaaaatgtGTCATTATTCCTCTTCTCATATATCTACATAGAAAAGCCAGGGGCTAAGGCTTTGCAGGTAAGAAGAATAGGTCAGGATTCTGGTGACTTGAGATAGAAGTGGAAATAAGAGACATAGAAGAGATTATACAATAATAACTCATTGGAGGGTTACTTGAAGTGGAGACCTAGGATAATATTCTTTGGTGACTATAGCTCATagaggaaaaataggagagaTAAAAGCATGGGATGGAAATTACAAAAGATTTTCTAAAAGAATGGATCCTTGTGATGACAGTAGACAACTCTGGTAGAAGCTCTATTCAGAGAAAATTGAGTTTTGAAAAATGGGGATTTAGTAAATAAATTTAACAGGGTAAACAGGAAACTACTTATATAATTAACTTCTAGCAAGTTAGTTTCTAGGCATCattcttatctgcaaaattaaGGAATTGGACTAAACTAAATAATATCTAAGGACCCTattatttctaaatctattaaatttaattaattaataaaatttaatttgaattagCAAAAGCTTATTAAGGGCTTTAATATAtgagacactgtgctaaacacaaaggaaaaaaatgaaatagttcctaccATCACAAAACAAATTAATGCAAGTGGAAAAGATGACTAGCACAATGGATGtttcaggatccaaaaagattttcacagattttacatatatatgcaactCTCAAATAGATctacttttaatatttctgctttcctgcctttaactataaaatttttatgtaCTAATATATGATCATTCTTTGTAAAGGTACCATGAATAACTTAGAAAAGGtgcatttccttttatttccattcaattctcTCCATATATCTATCACATAAAGCTTATCTAaaattccatttacttttttaacatcttatttatttatttttggtcagatttatttaattctgagaggggAATATTAGAGTAACCTACTAATAAAATACTGTTATCTATGTCtacctgtaactcatttaactattatttaaaaaacatagaTACTATAGTATTTGGTGCACATAGTTTCAgaattgatattgcttcattgtctatagaattttatcaaaatataattacctttatcccttttaattaaatctattttagctttaactttacTTGAAATCATAATTTCTATGCCTGTTTTTGTAGCTTCAcctgaaacataataaattctactccaaaCCACAATTTTAACTGTGTCTATCATTCATTCTTAAATGCATGTCTTGTAACCAACATCTTGTTGGGTTCTGAtatctaatccattctgctatctgtttctgttttatgaatGAATTTATCACATTAACATTCAAAGGATGAAACTTGTGAATATTGAAAAGGAAAcatacaaattcaaataaaacaacAGTGTAAGTGGAAAAGACTTGGGTACAAGTCCTTATTATGCCACttacttctttttattatttatgttatttatttcttttgaattttacaatttccccctaatctcacttccctctgcccatcccccacagaaagcagttagtctttgcattgtttctatgctatacaatgatctaagttgaatgcgatgagagagaaatcatatccttaagaaaaaaaaataagagatagcaaaattacataataagatcatgattttttaaaaattcaaggtaatagtctttggtctttgttcaaactccacaatactttctctggatacagatggcattctctgtcacagataccccaaaattgtgcttgattgttgtgctgatggaatgagcaagtccattaatgttgatcatcaccagttagggtgtacaatgtgcTTCTGGTTCTTGATCATtgcactcggcatcagttcatgcaaatccttctaggcttccctgaattcccatccctcctcttttctaatagaaccacaatttgttcatctattccccaattgatggacattcactcaatttccaattatttgccaccaccaacagggatctttccttgatctcttcagggtatagaaccagtagtggtattgctggatcaagggatatgcacatttttgctgccctttgggcataattccaaattgctctccagaaacattggatgagttcacagcttgaacaacaatgtaatagtgtcccagatttcccatatcccttccaacattgatcattgacctttatggtcatattggccaatctgagaggtatgaagtgatacctcagaggtgccttaatatgcatttctcaaataagtagtaatttagagaaatttttcacatgactatgaatcgctttgatttcttcatctgtaaattgcttttgcatatcctttgactatttgtcaattggtgaatgtaTGCCACTTACTTCTTATGAgtccttaggaaaatcacttaatttatttatgaaatgaatGTGTTGTTCTAGACTTCTAACCAGGATGGCAGAGAaaagccaggccctgtgctaaggtcttctGGCTTTGCCTCAGAATTAATATGGAAAGAGCCTATtaatagaattcaaatccacaaaatccagaaagagcaaaggagaagaacatctaccaataaggtctgtctcagggaaaTGTGGGTGAGCTCAGGACAGGGGTAGTGGGATGAAATCCCAACTAACAGCTGTGGAAGCTTTTGGCTTTGTAATCAGGCAGGAGTCTCCAgaggttggagggagagttccacTGTGGCTAGACATCAATCCAGGCAGTTCTGCTGGCCTGAAAGACTAGGGCCATGGGACCGTATTTTCAGCAGAAGCCCTGTGCAACCAGATGAGCCCCACAATCCTtgtgagagaaagggactcttcccagaacaggtgtgggcagcagatctctctcagcactgagtgaataataagattaattacatagcctgagggcccagcccacattgttcaaggataattcagacttTGCTGCTCTTCCCAATCCCCCAGACCTAGGGAGTGGGAAACAAAGCAAGggcacagacactccagagaaagcctctagcacccacTACTGGCTgtcccacttggagttactaaacctagggttttcaaaactaaaggtctgtgaaccagctgctcccccaacacaagatcctgggaaaatgaagaaaggccagaattcaaactttcctttaagacaaagaccctaactcagaaagaactagaactcctgaggagaatatgaattggtctccatcccagaaagacttcttagaagagatcaggaagaagtttaaaaatcaattggcaaaattaacaccttgcatcAAGAAAAAAGTCGTTGGAAAACataattggacaagtgcaaaaagaaaataattctctcaataccacaattgggcaagtggaaaatCCTTCcaaaaaggagttggaaaaagttaatgaagaatattctcttaaaaaagaatggaattcgtggaaactaatgacttcatgagacaataagagtCTGTTAAAACCAACAAATTGAAACaatagaagagaatataaaatacccCATAAgtaaaactactgacctagagaatagatccaggaaagacaacttaagaatcatggGGTTTCCTGAatacattgaggataaaaaaagcctggtatttcaggatcttttgaaagaaaactgccctgatatcatggaacccaagggcaaaatagctattgaaagaatacattgattccctcctgcaaggaatcccaaaatgaaaacacaaaggaatattgtggccaagtTTCAtaactatcacataaaagagaaaattctgcaagcaaccagaaagaaagaatttagataccaaggagccacagtaaggattacacaggacctggttgcatcaacattaagggatcaaaagaactggaatgtgatattctgaagagcaagggagcttggagtGCAGCCAAGAATTCGTTATTctgcaaaactgagtcttctcttccaggggaaaacatAGACAtagagacttccaacttttcctgacaaaaagaccataacttaatggaaaaattggatttcaaacaggagactcaagagagacatgaaaaggtacaaaaaggaaaaggaaaaaaattgctactgagataaaactggctatgtccccacctgggagagagtctcataactcttgacaattgtgactctattagagagaatatacttagccagaagtaccggacactcatgacttgtttgtgactcagaatgatttgaaaacaatatCTCCATAAAATCAGGGGGACattaaagagacaggaggatgaaggagattgGATGGAATATATCATATTTTGCACCTTTTGCAATATGGGGAAGAACAGAAGAAGTGAAAACCACCTGAATatttctctcatcagatttggctcaaagaaagaTTAAGATACATACCCTCATTTAAGAAACTTattaatctttcaaatattaaaatgggaaagggggagggggaggaaaaggagaaataacagaaggaagggaaggaagaagagacaaaGGAAAGGATAAATATAGGGAAGGGAGGTGGATATAGGGGGGAAATAcattgaaggaggtggtattgaaaagtaaaatactggggaatatggataacataaaaaggggaaaaacagtgggaagataacatggaagacaataaagaataagtaattataactttgagtgtgaatgggatgaactctcccataaaatgtaagcaaatagcagactggattaaaaaccagaatcctacaatatgctgcttacaagaaattcatttgaaacaaagatacatatggagtaaaggaTGGAGCagaacatattttgcttcagccaaagtgaaaaaagcaggggtagcaacccttatctcagacaaaatagatactaaaatagatttcattaaagagataaggaaggctCCTCCTCggcctcctccttctcttcctcctcttcctattcctcctcctcaccatcaccaccatcatcttccttctcctcctcctcctgctgttCCTGCTCCTGCCACTGCTGCTTCTCCCCACCCCGTTCCCTTGGAATGGACCCCCCCCCCGGTGCCTCTTTTGTGAAGCGGCGGCTGAGGAGACCCCCAGACTCGCCATGGCCAATGAAAAGCTGAAGGAAGGAGTCAAGAATGAAAACAACAACCACATTAATTTGAAGGTGGCAGGGCAAGATGGTTTGGTGGTGCAATTTAAGATTAAGAGGCATACACCACTTAGTAAACTAATGAAAGCCTATTGTGAACAACAGGGTTCATCAATGAGGCAGATCAGATTCTGATTTGATGGGCAACCAATCAATGAAACAGACACACCTGCACAGTTGGAAATGGAAGATGGCGATACAATTGATGTATTCCAGCAGCAGACAGGAGGTGTTTACTAAAAAGAGAACCTGCAACTGTACTCCAGAACTGTGCTCCCAAGGAAAACAATACATTCACAATTagaaaaccaagatttggttCATCCAAATCCAAATGCAGTATAGTTTTCTGTCTTtgattcccttcccccattcctttaTTGTACATAAAGTAACTGGTGTATGTGCACAGGCATAATgcgtatttttttaaactaaattgcCGATGGTATGTTTTGATCAACATCAAATGGAGATGGGGAGTAGAAAAACAAACTGGTTATATGAAAATATCCCTTTTCTCCATTGATGGCATGCTCATtcaacttttatctttatattccagtAAGTTATTTTGCTCTCacaatttaacaacaaaaaaaaccccacaaaagcAAATCCCTGCATACCTTGTTTGATTGGataatttcaaagtttttcttttatcattgtaaaaccaaggacaattttataactattttgtaCGTAGCTGTTACATGTAGGGCAATCTCTGTCTCTCGGTAGGGATAAATTACTATAAAGAAATTGATCCTAGGTAGTTTTCCCTTCCAAGTCAAACATCTTGTTGTTCAAATAAACTTcttgtttaaaataataaaaaaaagataaggaagaaaactataacaTCTTCAAAGGCACTACAGACAGTGAAGCAATTTTactactaaatatgtatgcaccaagtggtatagcatctaaattcttagaggagaagctcaatgagttataggaagacataggcaacaaaactctactggtgggagacatCAACTTCCCTCTGTCATATTTTGacaaatctaattataaaataaacaagaaggaagattagaaggtaaatagaatgttacaaaatgtagacatgatagacctttggataAGATTGAATATAGAAAGGGGTATAGTTTTAGAAaggaatatgtttttttttcctgaagtacatggcacttacacaaaaattgaccatatactatgGCATAAaagcctt
This region includes:
- the LOC141519079 gene encoding small ubiquitin-related modifier 2-like → MANEKLKEGVKNENNNHINLKVAGQDGLVVQFKIKRHTPLSKLMKAYCEQQDTPAQLEMEDGDTIDVFQQQTGGVY